One segment of Polaribacter huanghezhanensis DNA contains the following:
- a CDS encoding carboxypeptidase-like regulatory domain-containing protein — protein sequence MKNLTLLFFFIGISNMINSQEKKSIEIYGIISLDSIPLENAHVINKNTSKGVITNAKGEFKIRVSKSDTLFVSHITIDHKEITITKEIYASKKIAFNSKATATLLEEVVLKKRRSIFYLDPQIMPAYMVNATTLKLPFANTIAKKDKRITKLTLTSISVDLDNLISFFNGKTKKTKELKKIKLVDADLLKIREKLSDFFFEKQLGIQKSYINQFLNFCASKNIISNFKKGNHLKLTEILIRESKVFPLKKINEETLLTKN from the coding sequence ATGAAAAACCTGACTTTACTTTTCTTCTTTATTGGAATCTCTAATATGATCAATTCTCAAGAGAAAAAATCAATTGAAATTTATGGAATCATTTCTTTGGATTCAATTCCGTTAGAAAATGCACATGTAATAAATAAAAATACATCAAAAGGTGTAATTACAAATGCAAAAGGAGAATTTAAAATTAGGGTTTCTAAATCCGATACCCTTTTTGTTTCACATATAACTATTGATCATAAAGAAATAACAATTACAAAAGAAATCTATGCATCAAAAAAAATAGCATTCAATAGTAAAGCAACAGCAACTCTTTTAGAGGAGGTTGTTCTTAAAAAAAGAAGAAGTATTTTTTATTTAGATCCGCAAATAATGCCCGCTTATATGGTAAACGCAACAACATTAAAATTACCCTTTGCAAATACAATTGCTAAAAAAGATAAGCGCATAACTAAATTAACTTTAACAAGTATTTCTGTAGATTTAGACAATCTAATTAGCTTTTTTAACGGAAAAACTAAAAAAACAAAAGAGTTAAAAAAAATAAAATTAGTAGATGCTGATCTTTTAAAAATTAGAGAAAAACTGTCAGATTTCTTTTTTGAAAAACAACTTGGAATTCAAAAATCGTATATCAATCAATTTCTAAATTTTTGTGCGTCAAAAAATATCATATCAAATTTTAAAAAAGGAAATCACCTTAAACTAACAGAAATTTTAATACGAGAAAGTAAAGTGTTTCCTCTTAAAAAAATAAATGAAGAAACTTTACTAACCAAAAATTAA
- the pepE gene encoding dipeptidase PepE: MKKLIIASTSTIHGNGYLEYLLPILSAHFKNVKTLLFIPYARPSGISYDDYTAKAKAAFSTIYIDVKGIHEFKNPKEAILNAEAIFIGGGNTFELVHQLYKQVIFDLLKEVVENGTPYLGTSAGSNICGVNMMNTNDMPIVYPSSFKTLEFIPFNINAHYLDPVEGSTHMGETRATRIKEFHVYNDISVVGLREGSWLEVLGNSVTLKGNLSARIFKKNEIPFELESGSEVIF; this comes from the coding sequence ATGAAAAAACTCATTATCGCCAGTACTTCAACCATTCATGGCAACGGATATTTAGAATATCTTTTACCAATACTTTCTGCTCATTTTAAAAATGTTAAAACTTTGCTATTTATTCCGTACGCAAGACCAAGCGGAATTTCATATGACGATTATACAGCAAAAGCAAAAGCGGCTTTTAGCACAATTTATATTGATGTAAAAGGGATTCATGAGTTTAAAAACCCAAAGGAAGCAATTTTAAATGCTGAAGCCATTTTTATCGGAGGAGGAAACACTTTTGAGTTGGTACATCAGCTTTACAAACAAGTCATTTTTGATCTTTTAAAAGAAGTTGTAGAAAACGGAACGCCGTATTTAGGAACCAGCGCAGGAAGTAATATTTGTGGTGTAAATATGATGAACACCAATGATATGCCAATTGTGTATCCGTCGAGTTTTAAAACCTTAGAATTTATTCCGTTTAACATCAATGCGCATTATTTAGATCCTGTTGAAGGCTCAACACACATGGGAGAAACAAGAGCAACACGAATTAAAGAATTTCATGTGTATAATGATATTTCAGTAGTTGGATTGCGAGAAGGAAGTTGGTTAGAAGTTCTTGGAAATTCGGTTACTTTAAAAGGAAATTTATCAGCACGGATTTTTAAAAAAAATGAAATTCCTTTTGAGCTAGAAAGTGGAAGTGAAGTGATTTTTTAA
- a CDS encoding LptF/LptG family permease, with amino-acid sequence MKLLDKYILKSFIKPFVATFLIVLFVLVMQTLWLAFEDIAGKGIDLIFIFKFLFYTALIVTPQALPIGVLLSSIMALGNFSENYEFAATKSAGISLQRLIRPLILLTIVLSFVNFLFLNNVYPYAMFKQKNLYVNIKKQKPALALIPGGFNTEIPNYHIKFDEKYGENDNLLKNVMIYDLSEKKWNKKIITAKRGKIINEEGSKYMTLVLYDGQFFEEYISPKTEKNMPASTASFKEYSIIIDLSSFSTDISDKEDLKSYHMLSLTQLKDTLPYFNTNFKGYIKGRAKNFYLNADGQKLIPTKKDTILNKLKAEVLNNFDESTQLRLINSSIEKNKTALDIIKNKKSSFKFKRKLLNLYETEYYNRVAFSLSCLILFFIGAPLGSIIRKGGFGLPMILAISIYVLYFFANTFGRNLAEESSITTFLGSWISALLMIPIAILLTRRATKDMGIFNIDVFLQPITAFFKKLTSKKDNNI; translated from the coding sequence ATGAAATTACTAGACAAATACATATTAAAAAGTTTTATAAAGCCATTTGTGGCTACTTTTTTAATTGTCTTATTTGTTTTGGTAATGCAAACTTTATGGTTGGCTTTTGAAGATATTGCTGGTAAAGGAATCGATCTTATTTTTATTTTTAAATTTCTTTTTTACACCGCATTAATTGTTACGCCACAAGCATTGCCAATTGGCGTATTACTTTCTTCAATTATGGCGTTGGGTAATTTTTCTGAAAATTACGAATTTGCCGCAACCAAATCAGCCGGAATCTCTTTACAACGCTTAATAAGACCTTTAATACTCTTAACAATTGTTTTAAGTTTCGTTAATTTTTTATTTTTAAACAATGTGTATCCGTATGCAATGTTTAAACAAAAAAACTTGTATGTAAATATCAAAAAACAAAAACCTGCATTGGCTTTAATTCCTGGCGGATTTAACACCGAAATTCCAAATTACCACATTAAGTTTGATGAAAAATATGGAGAAAATGACAACTTATTAAAAAACGTAATGATTTATGATTTATCCGAAAAAAAATGGAATAAAAAAATTATTACAGCCAAAAGGGGAAAAATAATCAATGAAGAAGGAAGTAAATACATGACATTAGTCTTGTACGACGGTCAGTTTTTTGAAGAATATATCAGTCCAAAAACGGAAAAAAACATGCCGGCTTCTACCGCAAGTTTTAAAGAGTATTCTATCATTATAGATCTTTCTTCTTTTTCTACTGATATATCTGATAAAGAAGACTTAAAGAGTTACCACATGTTAAGTTTAACGCAATTAAAAGATACATTACCCTATTTTAATACGAATTTTAAAGGATACATAAAAGGAAGAGCAAAAAACTTTTATTTAAATGCTGATGGACAAAAATTAATTCCAACTAAAAAAGATACTATTTTAAATAAATTAAAAGCAGAAGTTTTAAATAATTTTGATGAAAGCACACAATTACGTTTGATAAATTCTTCAATAGAAAAAAACAAAACTGCTTTAGACATTATAAAAAACAAAAAAAGTTCTTTTAAATTTAAAAGAAAATTATTGAATTTGTACGAAACAGAATATTACAATAGAGTTGCCTTTTCTTTGTCTTGTTTAATTTTATTTTTTATTGGCGCACCATTAGGTTCTATCATTAGAAAAGGAGGTTTTGGTTTGCCAATGATTTTGGCAATCTCTATTTATGTATTGTACTTTTTTGCAAATACTTTTGGAAGAAATCTAGCAGAAGAAAGTTCCATAACTACATTTTTGGGTTCTTGGATTTCTGCACTATTAATGATACCAATTGCCATATTATTAACAAGAAGAGCTACAAAAGATATGGGAATCTTTAATATTGATGTATTTTTGCAGCCAATTACAGCTTTTTTTAAAAAATTAACGTCTAAAAAAGACAACAACATCTAA
- a CDS encoding LolA family protein, producing the protein MKNITIYFLFLFIGISTSNFAQDNEAKKLLDEVSSTMTSYTNMEIAFTSSLSNEAAGIKEGDEPPMKGNIILEGEKYNLNYIGNNFIFDGEKLYVINHDEKEIAINDGDFDTEDGFIYPSKLLTFYQDGYTFKLGKTATVNGKEIQFVELTPIDSDSDIVKVELGIELKTKHIYKLVQTGANSSKTTFTITSLQSNQKLPKDTFVFNKKAYLKKNYSID; encoded by the coding sequence ATGAAAAACATAACCATCTATTTTTTATTTCTTTTTATAGGGATTTCAACAAGCAATTTTGCACAAGATAATGAGGCAAAAAAACTCCTGGATGAAGTTTCTAGCACCATGACTTCATATACAAATATGGAAATTGCATTTACCTCGAGTTTAAGCAATGAAGCTGCCGGAATTAAAGAAGGTGATGAACCACCAATGAAAGGAAACATCATTCTAGAAGGAGAGAAATACAATTTAAATTACATAGGAAATAACTTTATCTTTGATGGTGAAAAACTGTATGTAATTAATCATGATGAAAAAGAAATTGCTATAAATGATGGTGATTTTGATACTGAAGACGGATTTATTTATCCGTCAAAACTATTAACCTTTTATCAAGATGGCTACACGTTTAAATTAGGAAAAACAGCAACTGTAAACGGAAAAGAAATTCAGTTTGTAGAATTAACGCCAATTGATAGCGATTCTGATATTGTAAAAGTAGAATTAGGAATCGAGCTTAAAACAAAACACATTTACAAGTTAGTTCAGACTGGAGCAAACTCTTCTAAAACTACGTTTACAATCACTTCGTTACAAAGCAATCAAAAACTACCAAAAGACACTTTTGTTTTTAATAAAAAAGCCTATTTAAAAAAGAATTATAGTATTGATTAA
- the ribB gene encoding 3,4-dihydroxy-2-butanone-4-phosphate synthase, with amino-acid sequence MKQTKVTNKIQLNSIAEAIEDIRNGKVIIVVDDEDRENEGDFVAAAEKVTPEMINFMATHGRGLICAPITEQRSKELQLGMMVNNNTDPMETAFTVSVDLKGNGVTTGISAKDRALTVKSIINPNTKPFDLARPGHIFPLKAKEGGVLRRTGHTEAAIDFARLAGFESAGVIVEIMNEDGTMARLPQLLKVAKKFDLKIVSIEDLVAYRMEHDSLIEKKDDFDIETRFGIFRLRAYQQTNNGQVHLALTQGSWKENEPVITRVNSTLVNNDILGTLTNNADKKLDDMFKTITDAGKGAILFINQQNESQNLLNRLAILKELQSRGEMKAPQIKMDSKDFGIGAQILHDLNIHKIRLVSNTTQEKRVGMIGYGLEIVDYVKY; translated from the coding sequence ATGAAGCAAACGAAAGTGACAAACAAGATTCAACTAAATTCAATTGCAGAAGCTATTGAAGATATTAGAAACGGAAAAGTAATTATTGTTGTAGATGACGAAGACAGAGAAAACGAAGGAGATTTTGTTGCTGCCGCAGAAAAAGTAACTCCAGAGATGATTAATTTTATGGCAACACATGGTCGTGGATTAATTTGTGCTCCGATTACAGAACAACGCAGCAAAGAATTGCAGTTAGGAATGATGGTAAACAACAATACCGACCCTATGGAAACTGCTTTTACCGTTTCTGTAGATTTAAAAGGAAATGGTGTTACCACCGGAATTTCTGCAAAAGACAGAGCTTTAACTGTAAAATCTATCATCAATCCAAATACAAAACCTTTTGACTTGGCAAGACCAGGACACATTTTTCCTTTAAAAGCAAAAGAAGGCGGCGTTTTACGTAGAACCGGGCACACAGAAGCTGCCATTGATTTTGCACGTTTAGCTGGCTTTGAATCTGCAGGAGTTATTGTAGAAATAATGAATGAAGATGGAACCATGGCGCGTTTGCCACAATTGTTAAAAGTTGCTAAAAAATTCGATTTAAAAATTGTTTCTATTGAAGATTTAGTGGCATACAGAATGGAACACGATTCTTTAATTGAAAAGAAAGATGATTTTGATATTGAAACTCGTTTTGGGATTTTTAGATTAAGAGCGTATCAACAAACAAATAATGGACAAGTTCATTTGGCGTTAACACAAGGTTCTTGGAAAGAAAATGAACCCGTAATTACAAGAGTAAACTCCACTTTAGTAAATAACGATATTTTAGGAACGCTCACAAATAATGCTGATAAAAAGCTAGATGATATGTTTAAAACCATTACCGATGCTGGTAAAGGAGCAATTTTATTTATCAATCAGCAAAATGAATCTCAAAATTTATTAAACCGTTTAGCCATTTTAAAAGAATTGCAATCTAGAGGAGAAATGAAAGCGCCACAAATAAAAATGGACAGCAAAGATTTTGGAATTGGCGCTCAAATCTTACACGATTTAAACATTCATAAAATCCGTTTAGTTTCTAATACAACACAAGAAAAACGTGTTGGTATGATTGGTTATGGTTTAGAAATTGTTGATTACGTGAAGTATTAG